The genomic stretch atggaACTGCACTCGGAAGTAAATCGTAAATCATGTCGCTGAGTTAGCAACAGTCGAAATGAAATAGGCATGactaatttagtttattttttgatttttttaaactcccctatgattttgaacaaaatattatttttgcagaaattaaaagtttgttgatgtatattacaaattatatctttaaaaatcaCTCTCGCGGGTTGAGCTTTAAtaagtccttgttccatagctaaagattattgattttgtgtgaattatgtttattaagacgttatatttacttatttaaaacagaAGGTAAAATATATGATCATTTAAGAAAATgcctactatataaaaaacctCTTTGCTTCTTAAAACAAGAATCCGTCTTATCCGTCTGCATTAAAAATGGTCCATCTTCATACTATATATATGAAGATGGACCATATGGCTATGAAGATGGATAATGCATAAGGAATATGAAAGAAAGGAATGTAATATAAAGGGATGACAccaattttgttaatatgttaATCTAGGAcggttgttaaaataaaataaaatggtttagtacaaaaatatcactttattgcTCGATTGATAGTCTTAGAGTAGGCGCCGAGAGCGCGGGCGGCGCGTGACGTCACGGCGCCGCGCACGCCGCCAGCAATCTTATTGTCTATGGCCGCCGGAGCCCCGAGAGCCGGAACCAACTCGccattttcttaatattaatcaATCGTcaactacaaatattataatatgtgatatatttattacttactaaaGCATCTTCTTTGTGAACACTCGTAACATCGATAAATCGTTATGACTTACTTATGGCTAACAAGGTTAAAGTATTTTCATTACAAAAGGAGGCCATAATTCGGGCCTCGGGGCGAACCACCAGCTAGTCTAAATAGTTCCGGCTCTCAACACGACGTCCGGACGTAGAGCGGCAGTTGCAGCTAAACCCTGATTCTCAATGACAGAACAAACCGCAGTTGTCACGAAATTTCTGATGTCTATTGTCAGAGAAGATGAGGGTCCAGGTCTCAAAGCTCGATAAATTGATCGACTTATAACTATTTGGCACCGCGACTGGCGTCACACGTGACGCGACGGAACGACAGCTTCTGTCCGGGAAGTGAATTGACATCGGTCGCGACCGGGGCTCGGAACTCCATTCAATTTATAGAAACATTTCAATAACCAATTGAATTATTGTTCattgatttgtttttaaagattGAATACAGACGTTATCGAAAATTCGAAACACTGAAACGCCTCAGTGATATGGAACTTATTGAGTCCCCTCGGTCTCAGTCCCGAGTCTGTAcacaatataaaaatcaatttaacatttcattatggcaatattttatttagattctAAGATTGCAAACGTGAACCGCTTCTCACAGCGAGCACACAGGCAATGAATATATAACTAGTACGTTAGCCACAGGTAGGAATGGTATCCTTTTTAGTCGTATAAAGGAACTAAATTTCGGTTACTTATCGAGTTCCGCTTTCCGAGCCCTCGCTGAGCGTCGAGTAGGGCGCGGCCTCGGGACACGTGCGAGCACCCGCATACAGCCCGTCGACGCCAGCGGACCGATCCTGCAACGTGGCAATGCGATCTCTCCGCAGTCGTCGCGTCGCCTGGGATCTCGCTCAACTATAGCGATTCGTCCTAACATACTCTCGTAATTACAAACATTCCTTACATTAATTTATCaacttaaatatttcttattaataaCAGAGGatcgtttttatattaaacgatttttttataagGCGAATCACAGTAAAATGGAATACGTGGCGGGCGTCTGCCGCGTCCCGGCCGGCCGGCGCGTTACACAGGCGCACTCGTCGCGAGCAGCGACGCCCACAGCCGACTGCCTTACATCGTGGCGCCGCCCCGCGCTGGGGGCTGTCCATTTTGAAAAAACCGATCTCAACCGCATGCCTGGCCGGCGCGCCGCTGCGATTTAGTTTCAAAGTTTAATTTCTTACGTTAACGTTCTTACGTTACAGTTTCGAATTGCGCGAGAAACGACGTCCGTCCGTCGCCGGCGATGGAAAATTTGACGTCGAGAACGAACTGTTGTCTAATAAGGCGCATTCGTTACCATCTATGAGGTATATAATTGATACACAACGACACTTTACTCAAAATACAagtcaaaatataatttgtctATCTACGGTGTCACGGCCTGTCTCATTTTACGATGTGTGTAGTGGAACTTAAAGTCATTCAAATGTCGGGGTACCGCGTGCGCGGCTCCCGGCCGGCGCGCAGGATCAGCacggcggcgggcgcggcgggcgcgcggcGGGCCGCGAACTGCGCGTGCACGGCGTCCCAGCGGGCGTcgcgcgccgcgcccgccgGCGAGCGGACCGCCCGCGAGCGCGCGCGCCGAgcccgccgccgcgccgccgcgcgcTCGCCCGACGGCCCGCGCGCCGGCGCGCCCGGCGGCCCGTCCGCCGGATCCTCCTGCGGACAGAGCCCTGTGAGACGCCGCTTAGCACATCAGGACAGAACGCTAACCTTGTTCAGTTGCTATTTAAACGAAATGATGAAGCCAAAAGAAAATAATCTAACGGACCAGTTGTAACCACAAAAGTTATGAATTACTGAATTTAAATATCTTGGAAGTTTTGCcttctcatttatttcaacCGTGCATTTAGGAAATTAAGCCATGTAAAAATGTAAGAGGTATTGGCAGAAGAGGTATTAACTGTGTTAACAGTAATTAAATTATCCTCTAGCCAAAATGAATGACTtctttttgcacgcctcataagcgaagcgttgaggtgggtattactgtccgTTTACGTACGCCGAGtaattctccaacttaaaattacactttcttttttctttactgcttttataaaatataagtgaatataaacagacaaatgttgagaaaaacactatttttaacacccatgatatttttaaatctctttttattatttaaactaattgaaaaattgtttaaaaaagttctgtcttggacgtccgtgtgtctgtatgtgcggatcccgtatcttgtggtcacgataacgagcgaaatacttcacttgtcaagttggtttttttataagcttcagtattttgaggaatagaagtcTACTACTTTTCATAGCATAATtggatgtagtttaattattatttgcaaataatctcaatttaattgtaatgaaTGTGATTATAAGGCGTGCACTCTTGGAATTTCCAACCATTTCTAACTTCATACAGATATCCAATTCCAACTATTTCCATACCATGCATCGAGTCGTAAGAATGTGACTTAAGATCGGAAAAAAAGGAATGCTATTATTATTAGGACATTTGGTATTGAAATGTCGGCAATAAGCTAACTctcttagatttttttattgaggATTTAAAGAATGAGGGCGTAACGAACCTGAAATAGTTTCCTATAGTGATGTATTAATAATCACACCTGCTAGAAAATCTTGTCGAGGATGGTGTACATGCGCAGGTTGGCGTTCTTGCGCCAGCCGGCGGGCGGCTTGGCGGCGGGCTTGGCGGGCGCGTCGGCGTCGCTGTCGTCGTCGGACGCGGCGAGGGGCGGCGCGCCGCACGCGCACGCGCCCGCCTCCGCGCCCGCGCGCCCCGCCGCCGGCCGCCGCGCCAGGCGCCGCGCCATCACGAACGCCGCCACCTGCGACAGTCGCACGGGTATATAACCCCCCAAGGGTTATCCCCAAAAAGCCTACAtcctactattaaaaatataaccctTATACGGAGAATTTTATTTCGAATAGAAAACCTGAGAAAGTCTATTAATTAACGAAGTAAACGTATTTTTGTGTTTTCCGTTTTTTATTTGGGAATATTCGTTTCTATTGTTTTCTACGGTAAAAAGTTAAACGAAAACTGAAACatagtattaaaattggttgcctgtaaagtcggtatacgggcgaaagttttacgtgacaacgactttgagtggtaaaataattttaatgtgaatattcattcgtatagtaggaagaaggatgaaataatagtaacaatttaaaacatttatttatacaaagaattatatttaaaacattaatttatacaaagaatctcgcactgaatttcatattaacaaaattttatttttacctttacacatacatacgtatttatatacaaatatacatacaataacttgcaatacatttgcgtacaatgaaacagcgtttactacaaagggacgcgtgcctttcactttttatgtctgtctctctcgctcttaggcgggctaaccatgcccgagtggaagggacgcgtgcctctcactcgctctcattgtgagcgcataacgtgagcggagcgtaacgcagtttcttgaagtgtcacccggcaaaccaatttataagacgttgtcacgtcaaaagagTTTAAGTTTGTCACTTTCGggattatgttatattatacccGCACGGAATCTTTGATGatctaaatttttattagttacacTTATTCTTTACCTTTACCGCCCAATCTTTGGGATTCTGTTTTTGTCAGGCAACCGAGGGTCTTCACAATAAAGATCTAGTGTCGAAACCAATTGTAAAAGCAAAATAAGGCTGTTACTTTAGCTAAATAGCCGGAGggtttgaaaaatgaaaaaatgaaaaaatttttattcaaaaaatacgttttacatttaacatttatccGTTGTTGGGACatccttttaagtaattattttacttgtgcCAGGGTGTCCCGCCTTccgtaaaatgtatataatatgtattatctgtgtatatattcttatatatataaaatcaaatcaataaccgggagagagtgtgtgtgtttctgtgtgtgtgtgtgtgtgtgtgtgtgtgtgtgtgtgagtgtttgtgtgtgtgtgtgtgtgtgtgtgtgtgtgtgtgtgtgagtgtttgtgtTGCGATTGGGATTTTACTTGTTTGCTTCGAGTAATGCCTCAGTGTCTTCATATGTTAGTTTTCCAAGCCACTCAGTTAGAGTCTTTTTAAGCTGGTAAGTATTAAGTgagtgtatatttaataaactgttTACCTTCTTGTAGATATAAGTCGATTGTctagtatattgttttttagcaaatgtagtttttacaatatttgaacCTGTTCTAatgtttattcttcttttcgTCTTTGTGTTTATGTCTATGGTTACTGTTTTATGCCTCCTTAATAatagttgtaatatatatagctTTCTCACACTCAACAAGTTATCTATGGAGTATAGCTCAATTGTGGGGAATCGATATGGTTTGCAGTACATTACTTTTAACAAGGCGCGATGACTACGTTCTAATTcaaggaatttaatttttgatgctCCTCCCCATATTGGAACGCAGTAAGACAGTATGGATTTAGCAAGAGCTGTATAGACTtgtttaacaactttatttgttGCAACATGTCTTAAGATTTTAAAGAtccaaattaattttctaattctgCTAGATATTAATTCAAGATGGGAATGCCAGGATAATCTTTGGTCAATAATTATGCCTAAGTATTTGGTTGAGTTTATCTTATCAATGGTAGGACACGTACAAATTACGCTCTGGTCGTCACAGTAATGTATTTTTAGATTTGATGTAATTGgttgacttttattatttattgcgaaacatatatagtttgttttattagtgttaAGTGTGAGAAAGTGAGCATTAAGCCAACTTGATATTTTTCTTAAGCCTGTTTCGGCAGCGCTATGAACTTCTATCCAAGTTTTCCCATAAAATACTATagcagtgtcatctgcataagaGTAAATATGtccagaatttattttaaaatcacataagtcatttatgtatattaaaaacaagGTAGGTCCCAAGGTAGGTAGGGTTATAGCTAAAGCCTAACGAGGACCCCTTTCCTGTTTTACATATTACCTTTGATAGGATATAATGTTCTAGAAACAAAAACGTTAAGCCAAAAACATTAagccttttttttatagaatccGACAGCCTTTTGAAgatcatcatcgacccattaccgacccacaactgggcacgggtctactccacaatgagaatggcACTACCTATGGCACCTCCCCCCCTtctcaccacgctggcccattgcggattggtggactctacataccttggagaacattatgtagaactctcaggcatgcatatcAGAAGTGCTAtttgaggagtcgttttcgtgTATCGAAACTCTTGAACATCGGAGCAAAATGGATCTCAATCGCATTCAAGCTTAAATATGCCTCAAACTTTTTAGCTCGGGTTTTGACAGAAAGTTTGTTGGACAATAATAAGAAGTACAGGATTCGCGTGTCTAAAATAAGATCGAAAATGTATGATCAATTTTACTGTGACGATACAGAATTAGATATGCGGAAAAGAGTGGTCCGTCGGAGCCAGCGGCGCTCACCTGCAGCAGCATGGCCAGCGCGCCCAGCACCAGCACCAGCACCGCGTTGTTGGGCGCCTCGCGCTCCACCTCCTGCGGACGCACAGCCGAGCTCAGACACATAGCGAGCAGGACTCGAACTTTTTCAATTTACAATTTCCATCACTAAATACTACAGATAATCGAACGACGACTCCAGTCAGTAACTAAATGTCAGTGTCAGGTCTCATTTGCATTGTCAACAACAACAGTGACGAGTAAGTAAGAATGGCGACTCGCGCCCGCCCCCGCACCTCGATCATGTCCAGGATGGGACGCGCCACGTCGCGGTACTTGTCCACGGCCAGCAGCGCGGGCTTGAGGTCGTGCAGCAGGTCCATGCCGCGCCGCGCCAGCTCGGCCTGCGGCGCGCTGCGCCACCACGCCGCCAGCGACGCCGCCATCCACGCGCCGTACGCCAGCTCGCTGGCCGCCAGGCACGCCACGCCCGCCGCATACGCGCGCAGCGCCGCGCCGCGGGCCGCCGCTGCCAGCGCCACCAGCGCCGCCAGCCACACGCCGGCGCCCAGCACGTAGGCCGCCGACACGCGGTACTGCGCCGCGCACAGGAAGCGGAACCACGCGTACGTGCTGGGGTCCCACGCCAGCCGCGCCGCCGTGGCCAGCAGCGCGCCGCTGTACATCTGCGGCAATGACGCTTGTGACGGTTGACCGTCAAGTCAAACCTTATACGTACAGACGTACGTCTATGTAGTTATAAAGTTTGATTTTTACAGGTTAATTTTGTCTTACAAAACAAAAGTTAAGAATTAGAGAAACATGACTCTAATATTCATGTGTTAAAAAAGTACTGACAAACGCATACAACAtcaatttaaatctttattattttacagtttttattaatacgaGCCATAACTCAAAACGCCTACCATAATACACTAATCATATTGTTATAAGCTTAGATACGCGATAAGATCTATTGGTGAGATCCTGAAGTGATCAATGGACATCTTCAAAAATTATAGAAACACCGATAAGCAAATGGGGtttcatagttttttattttaggaagTCGACGATAAAGCGCCGAGATAGTGGACAACGGGCCGCGCTCATCGGCATTCCAGGCTCTGCTCGTTTGACCTGTCCACTTTGCACTCGCTCGCGGTATCGCCGGCACTGGGGAACCTCTGTCGAGGGACAGGCCGCCAGCTCGAATGAACGCCTCCATTGATCCGGCAGCAATGCGCACGGTCACGGCCGCTGATGCACCACTCTTATCGTGCTTATATTGGAATGCCGCAGCATAAAGCATTtttgacgtcatccggacgtagGTCCTTAGCTTGATAAAAGAGCTTTCGAAGTAAAGGCCCATTTTGTCCGAAACGTCGTCATAAGCCTAGGTCCGCGCAGGAACCCTTTGATCAAAGTCGCCACtttcccccgatgtcgtcgagctcTGGGGCTCTagtcatggcgagctttcgcgctcggcCCAGTCCCCTGCTGACGTTGTTGCAACCCCCTTGAGATGGTTATCAGCTACGATCctaacgaaataaaaaattaaatcagagCACAGGCAGTAGAGCGTCGAAAGCCAGTAAACTCTTAACTTCAATTCTTCATGTGTGCCATGAAATGAATTTCCGGGTTTATATTTCAGTTGaactacattttatatttcGAGTACCCAAAggtgtttctttttaatttttttgagttTGTAGCGTCTCACAATTTTCATGTTGTATTCTTGTTATTTTGGCTTTTGGTTATAAAGatgtttatcatatttttaatgcaCTATCCGCAAACGGatgaaatatttacatttttttcaaattgtaaataaagttataggtaccaactaaaaagtaagaaataaatattttcttcattaatTGTTGGGTTAAATCGGTGCCTATAGTATCTAGtgagaagctggcaagaaactcagcagttgttacAAGTATTATAAGCTGTATAACATTTTTTAGGTCTATTTTAGCCTAACGTTACAGTGTTTCGTCCAAAACGACTTTCGCGTTGCGTCCGTAGAAGTCTCATTCAGAGTTGCAAATGTTTCAGAAACACCGAGTCATATAttcaagaatataataataactttttaaatttttgctaGTTTCGTCGGCATACCTAGTCAATGGTTCTGAGGTCAATGTACTGACTCCAGTAGGTCTTTAGAGATAAGTGATTTGCGTCGgcaagttttaagtttttagtgTATAAGGCAAAAACTGTTTTTATGTCCTGGCTTGTAACAACTGCCGCAGTGTAATATTTGTTGTTAGTAATAGTGTTCGTGCGTTGGTCGTTTACTGCACTGAAGTACCTCGTCCGTGATGTACCGAGGTCACGTCGCGGTCTCGACTGCTACTTTTGGCCGAGTTAGAGAGTTTGTAAGGGGGATAAGTAATTTGCTTACATAAGATAAGTAGGCACTTCTTACGCCGAAGTGACTCCTTACGTGCGTACGAAGTGTGAAGTATAAGCGTATTACCTCCGTATACCTTCCGCAGTATGAGCCGGGACGCGGAAGTGAAATTCCGAAgtgtaggtagtaggtacccgataaacattaatatttttgagaCAGCCAAAAATTTTAAAGCTTTTCCCTAAAAATAGTATAGGTATCTTAAACTGATATCTATACTGTAAGAGCGTGTCGcgtttagttaaataaatgaCAAATGGTTTTTAAACAACAGTCGCTGTAataatgtttgtaatttttaagaGCCTTTAAAATGAACGTGGTGTAACGTGCCGTAGGTAGGTAAGCAGTGTTTTGAcacacttcaactgagagcACCTTTCAAAGTCAGAGCGTGACAGAATACTTACTTTGCCATCTCGGAATGGTCTCGGAATATATCAAGCGGCTTTATAACCGGTCCCGGCGGTCGGGAGCGCTCGCCGGGATAGTGGCACGCATTCAATAACAAACTGGCTGTAACGGGTTCCACCTCCAATTGATCACGTATCATTTATGATGTGGGGAAATCGAAGTCGACCGCTCGAAACCCTAACTACATTATAACACCTGTTATCTTCTTTATTAAATTCGATTTTACAAAGTGtataaaaattcatattaaatgtttaaagtttatagaaaaaatgaTGATATTTCATTTACAGCGTTTTCTTTATGTCATATTGTGATATCTGTGGGTATTGCCGTATAAATACCGGTGCGTTTCGATGCAGAATTCAGATTTTTCTCTAAGAGACTGCAACTAGTGAAAATACCTGTGGTGTTCAGGTTGCATTGGATCATCGTGCATCGGCGAGGCAGCAATCGCTCTCAATCTATTAATCAAATGTCATCCTTAAATTATCTTTTGGTTTGGGGTTAATTGGTAATGATCGTCGAGGCAGCGCGGCGGTCGTTGCCCGCCATCTTGAAATAATGGTATCGAATAGCAATTCCTTCAATTTTGCACGAAATGATTCAAAATACATATCAATTGCGCGAGTGacatttaagttaatttaatattttgtttacctacgcattatttgaataatgttgtgataaagttatttttttcgtGTGTTGcttaataattatactaaataaaCGC from Pararge aegeria chromosome 15, ilParAegt1.1, whole genome shotgun sequence encodes the following:
- the LOC120629825 gene encoding uncharacterized protein LOC120629825; this encodes MACARGLCTADKVFVFINIAFAMYSGALLATAARLAWDPSTYAWFRFLCAAQYRVSAAYVLGAGVWLAALVALAAAARGAALRAYAAGVACLAASELAYGAWMAASLAAWWRSAPQAELARRGMDLLHDLKPALLAVDKYRDVARPILDMIEEVEREAPNNAVLVLVLGALAMLLQVAAFVMARRLARRPAAGRAGAEAGACACGAPPLAASDDDSDADAPAKPAAKPPAGWRKNANLRMYTILDKIF